In Helianthus annuus cultivar XRQ/B chromosome 8, HanXRQr2.0-SUNRISE, whole genome shotgun sequence, a single genomic region encodes these proteins:
- the LOC110921317 gene encoding F-box protein At1g11270 produces the protein MSDYIPLQIQSEITKIRMLDYIPLEIQSEIFKKLPVKSLIQLRSVSKTWKSLIDSSAFIASYSSQQRHLLAYHDREHRYDSIVDDDTFPNKKVTVTIPVNQQKDYDIIGCSHGLLCLYGEFGRYVPRCKAIIWNISVRKAVTVVVPKMGVGLHKAFGFGVCCGTCDPKIVKITYNDTELMTSNRWHAEVFSLSTGAWRRHGNPPRNSIQFPCFRIAVAVDGGLYWLAFNRIPIDGGFRSDNLIISFDLTSEEFGEVNLPDSLAQCSHSSLSIFKLRESLVVHAFDFPCSVVWMMNDDVPKTFTKLFTINLPVCVIVRGFRKSGEPIYETVKEHQEIGGRLAVCEPNSKNMVDLGIDEAFSFSVFPYTETLLLLDKPDVNDF, from the coding sequence ATGTCAGACTACATACCACTCCAGATCCAATCGGAAATCACCAAAATCAGAATGTTAGACTACATTCCACTCGAGATCCAATCGGAAATCTTCAAAAAACTTCCTGTCAAATCGTTGATCCAGTTACGTTCAGTCTCTAAAACATGGAAATCCCTGATCGATAGCTCGGCTTTTATCGCTTCTTATAGCAGCCAACAGCGACATCTGCTCGCATATCATGATCGAGAACACAGGTATGATTCGATCGTGGATGATGATACTTTTCCTAATAAAAAAGTTACAGTAACCATTCCGGTTAATCAACAAAAAGATTATGACATAATCGGCTGCTCTCATGGCTTGTTGTGTTTGTATGGTGAGTTTGGCCGTTACGTCCCTAGGTGTAAAGCAATCATTTGGAATATATCAGTTAGAAAAGCGGTTACTGTTGTTGTACCGAAAATGGGAGTTGGGTTACATAAAGCCTTTGGTTTTGGGGTTTGTTGTGGGACTTGTGACCCTAAGATTGTTAAGATTACATATAATGATACCGAACTTATGACTAGTAACCGTTGGCATGCTGAGGTTTTTTCGTTAAGCACGGGGGCTTGGAGACGTCATGGAAATCCCCCTCGTAACTCTATTCAATTCCCATGTTTTCGGATAGCTGTAGCTGTAGATGGAGGTCTCTATTGGCTTGCTTTCAATAGGATTCCTATAGATGGAGGGTTTCGGTCAGATAATTTGATTATTTCATTTGATCTGACGAGTGAAGAATTTGGAGAAGTAAATCTTCCGGATAGTCTTGCACAATGTTCTCATTCTAGTTTGTCAATCTTCAAGCTACGGGAGTCTCTTGTTGTGCATGCTTTTGATTTTCCATGTTCCGTTGTATGGATGATGAACGATGACGTACCAAAAACGTTTACAAAGCTGTTCACTATTAACCTACCAGTGTGTGTAATAGTTAGGGGATTTCGGAAGAGTGGTGAACCTATATATGAAACTGTAAAAGAGCACCAAGAGATTGGTGGACGACTTGCTGTCTGTGAGCCAAACTCAAAAAACATGGTTGATCTTGGGATTGATGAAGCGTTTTCGTTTTCTGTGTTTCCCTACACCGAAACACTACTTCTGCTTGATAAGCCAGATGTTAATGACTTTTGA
- the LOC118481044 gene encoding uncharacterized protein LOC118481044, which yields MLILIQFYIFNFQTDVAPIDVENDVDEVLPGGVRHFVRMAGHRYFRIPDPVSRMARLDEGLRDITVRLNHLDPPKQFTHDTRRERKSGGGWRYALTSWKKFMKAAGIKVRDRVHYSFDENDQVLSVDLVVPYVRRSH from the exons ATGTTAATTTTAATTCAGTTCTATATATTTAATTTTCAGACTGACGTTGCACCTATCGATGTTGAAAATGATGTTGATGAAGTATTACCTGGTGGTGTTCGTCATTTTGTTCGTATGGCTGGTCATCGTTATTTT AGGATTCCCGATCCTGTTTCACGTATGGCTAGACTTGATGAAGGTTTAAGAGATATCACCGTTAGACTTAATCATCTTGATCCGCCAAAGCAATTTACTCACGATACCAGACGTGAAAGGAAAAGCGGTGGAGGATGGCGATATGCTTTAACCAGTTGGAAGAAGTTTATGAAAGCTGCTGGAATTAAGGTCCGTGACAGGGTTCATTATTCTTTTGATGAAAATGACCAGGTGTTGagtgttgatctggttgtacctTACGTTAGGCGTAGTCATTAG